The following coding sequences lie in one Spinacia oleracea cultivar Varoflay chromosome 1, BTI_SOV_V1, whole genome shotgun sequence genomic window:
- the LOC130462590 gene encoding uncharacterized protein: MDRNWMYGSRTTNQYILGVEEFIACAVAYQLKNGDESILCPCSNCDCSRRFRNVDQIREHLVRRGFRLNYTRWIWHGESVNHGECNINYGHSGSNFGGDNDIHDDDNGSDDMDNDELDYVEDDEINEMMQDVEDYLNDQPSMYETLSSAASKPLYPGCSKYSILSAMLKLYNKKAKYNWCDQSFTYLLEDLKDMFPEGNEIPISNYRAKKMLCPMGIEYQKIHACPNDCILYRKEYQDLHKCPRCGLSRYKRKKVDGTPDEKGPPAKVLWYLPIIPRFKRLFANKKEAKNLRWHEEGRKKDEYLRHPADSPQWKNFDEKFDDFGKEMRNLRLGLCTDGMNPFGTLSTQHSTWPVLLSIYNLPPWLCMKRKYIMLSLLISGPKQPGNDIDVYLAPLIDDLKVLWNEGVPVFDSYTETNFTLRAMIFCTVNDFPAYGNLSGYINKGAKACPICEDDMVGEYLEHCKKNIYWHTRRLLPLDHPYRKKKKPFNGKTEVRVARPPLTGSEVYERVKDINTVYGKPYKAVKGALYKKKSPFWDLPYWRHLEVRHCLDFMHVEKNVFESIIGTLLNITGKTKDGENVRKDMQKLKIRPELAPEDKEKGKYLPPACYTMSKNEKISFFECLRGIKVPSGYSSNIKRLVSKNELKMVGMKSHDCHVMMQQFLPIAIRGILPKHVRNAITRLCFFFNAICSKEIDPSTLDDLQSEVIVTLCQFEMYFPPSFFDIMVHVVVHLVREIKICGPVWARNMYPFERHLGTLQDKVRNRYYPEGSIIEGTIAEEIMGFVAQYLAGLEPVGLSKSRHEERLEGHGIIGHKRIVVDRKMKAKAHLYVLQHLSKVQPYIDDHMAYLKEKNPLKDDQWLAKEHNDTFIAWFQVKVMSQRTKTPKVVCEMIKWLAYGPELLVDSYEGYDINGYTFYTERQDAKSVNQNSGVSVVASSIEYANAKDTSPLEVTMPYYGVIEDIWELDYTKFRIPLFRCKWVDNGRGVRRVEDGYTQVDFKRLGHQNEPFIMASQVKQVFYIVDPKDKKKSIVVQGKRRILGIGDVEDEEEYDQFDEDPPLSNGLPKSNGEDAFDANYMRSDHCEGLWVEKSK, translated from the coding sequence ATGGATCGCAATTGGATGTACGGTTCAAGAACTAcgaatcaatacattctagggGTTGAGGAGTTCATCGCATGTGCAGTTGCGTATCAGTTGAAGAATGGTGACGAGTCAATACTTTGCCCTTGTTCTAATTGTGATTGTTCTAGGAGGTTTCGTAATGTTGATCAGATTAGGGAACATTTAGTTCGTCGTGGCTTTAGGTTGAACTATACAAGGTGGATATGGCATGGTGAGAGTGTTAACCATGGGGAGTGCAATATTAACTATGGGCACTCAGGAAGCAACTTCGGAGGTGATAATGATATCCATGATGACGATAATGGTAGCGATGATATGGATAATGATGAGCTGGACTACGTTGAGGATGATGAGATAAATGAGATGATGCAGGATGTAGAAGACTATCTCAATGATCAACCTAGTATGTATGAGACTTTATCGAGTGCCGCGAGTAAGCCATTGTATCCTGGTTGCTCTAAGTACAGCATCTTATCTGCTATGTTGAAGCTGTATAATAAGAAAGCAAAATACAACTGGTGTGATCAGAGTTTCACTTATCTATTGGAAGATTTGAAAGATATGTTTCCGGAAGGGAATGAAATTCCGATATCTAACTATCGAGCAAAAAAGATGCTTTGTCCTATGGGTATTGAGTACCAAAAGATACATGCATGTCCGAATGATTGTATATTGTATCGGAAAGAGTATCAAGATCTCCACAAGTGTCCAAGATGTGGGTTATCGCGCTACAAGCGGAAGAAAGTGGATGGTACACCAGATGAGAAAGGACCTCCGGCAAAGGTGTTGTGGTATCTTCCGATAATACCAAGATTTAAACGTTTGTTTGCGAATAAGAAGGAAGCAAAGAATTTAAGGTGGCACGAAGAAGGGAGAAAGAAAGATGAATATCTTAGACATCCCGCCGATTCTCCACAATGGAAGAATTTTGATGAGAAGTTCGATGATTTCGGTAAGGAAATGAGAAATTTAAGGCTcggtctttgcacggatggaatgaaccctTTTGGCACACTTAGTACTCAACacagcacttggccggttcttttATCCATATATAACCTCCCTCCTTGGCTTTGTATGAAGCGAAAATACATCATGTTGTCCCTTTTGATATCAGGGCCAAAACAGCCGGGAAATGATATTGATGTTTACTTAGCACCACTTATTGATGATTTGAAAGTGCTATGGAATGAAGGTGTTCCCGTGTTTGACTCTTACACTGAAACAAACTTTACTTTGCGTGCTATGATATTTTGTACTGTGAATGACTTTCCGGCATACGGAAACTTATCGGGTTATATTAACAAGGGAGCAAAAGCATGTCCGATTTGTGAAGATGATATGGTGGGAGAGTACTTAGAACATTGTAAGAAGAACATATACTGGCATACTCGTAGGTTGTTACCTCTTGATCACCCTTATCGAAAGAAGAAAAAACCGTTCAATGGGAAAACAGAGGTTCGAGTTGCCCGTCCTCCTCTTACTGGAAGCGAGGTGTACGAGCGGGTCAAAGATATCAACACAGTCTATGGAAAGCCTTACAAGGCTGTAAAAGGAGCCCTTTATAAGAAGAAGTCCCCGTTTTGGGATCTCCCGTATTGGAGGCATTTAGAGGTCAGGCACTGTCTCGATTTTATGCACGTTgaaaaaaatgtttttgaaaGTATTATTGGGACATTGCTTAATATAACGGGAAAGACAAAGGATGGTGAAAATGTTAGGAAAGACATGCAAAAATTGAAGATCCGTCCAGAGCTGGCGCCTGAAGataaggaaaaaggaaaatatcTTCCTCCAGCATGCTACACTATGTCTAAGAATgagaaaataagtttttttgagTGTTTGCGTGGCATAAAGGTTCCATCTGGATACTCGTCCAACATAAAAAGACTCGTGTCCAAGAACGAATTGAAAATGGTGggtatgaagtctcatgattgccaCGTTATGATGCAACAATTTCTTCCAATTGCGATCCGAGGGATATTGCCAAAGCACGTGAGGAATGCCATTACGAGGCTTTGTTTCTTTTTCAATGCTATATGTAGTAAGGAGATTGATCCTTCGACTTTGGATGATCTGCAATCAGAAGTTATCGTCACATTGTGTCAgtttgaaatgtattttccaCCTTCATTCTTTGATATCATGGTACATGTGGTCGTGCATCTCGTTCGAGAAATCAAGATTTGTGGTCCAGTGTGGGCGAGGAACATGTATCCGTTTGAGAGACATTTGGGCACTTTACAAGATAAAGTCCGGAATCGATACTATCCCGAAGGTAGTATTATTGAAGGCACAATTGCTGAAGAGATTATGGGGTTTGTTGCTCAATACCTAGCAGGGCTAGAACCGGTTGGACTTTCGAAGTCTCGCCACGAAGAGAGGCTAGAAGGTCATGGTATAATTGGCCATAAAAGGATCGTGGTGGATCGTAAGATGAAGGCTAAGGCTCATTTGTACGTACTACAACATCTTTCTAAGGTTCAACCCTATATAGATGATCACATGGCTTATTTGAAGGAGAAGAATCCTTTGAAAGATGATCAGTGGTTAGCTAAGGAGCACAATGACACTTTTATAGCATGGTTCCAAGTCAAGGTTATGTCTCAACGCACTAAAACTCCAAAAGTAGTTTGTGAAATGATTAAGTGGCTTGCATATGGTCCTGAGCTTCTAGTTGACTCATATGAAGGTTATGATATCAATGGGTATACATTCTATACGGAGCGCCAAGATGCCAAGTCTGTTAATCAAAATAGTGGTGTAAGTGTGGTTGCATCATCAATAGAGTACGCTAATGCTAAAGATACTAGCCCTCTAGAAGTAACTATGCCATACTACGGGGTGATTGAAGATATTTGGGAGCTTGACTACACCAAATTTAGAATCCCTCTATTTCGATGCAAGTGGGTTGACAATGGGCGTGGTGTGCGAAGAGTTGAGGATGGATATACACAAGTTGATTTTAAGCGTTTGGGTCATCAAAATGAGCCTTTCATCATGGCATCACAAGTTAAGCAAGTATTTTACATTGTTGACcccaaagataaaaaaaaatctattgtTGTTCAAGGAAAGAGAAGAATTCTTGGTATTGGTGATGTGGAGGACGAAGAAGAGTATGATCAATTTGATGAGGACCCGCCGTTATCAAATGGCTTACCTAAGTCAAACGGGGAAGATGCATTTGATGCAAATTATATGCGTTCTGATCATTGTGAAGGCTTATGGGTTGAAAAATCCAAATGA
- the LOC130465691 gene encoding uncharacterized protein isoform X2, producing MEDIEDLYNDGMSRDNDPLCYEHPTETEHDISQKGTKRYRGEVKGLKSPNVPKFLEWDSFNRPTGHWLKDYRQQIGKTVHTKVSILTNKWEEVPQGLQDTLWDYIKTMYHIDNNPLKKKYVMAHLSDRFRDWKAKLVSGHITKTRKISPNAKPPYLVYEAITEEIWQQFVAAKTTDTFKEISEKARKSQSHNLHPHFMGQKSYSQKETEWEVEGRYPSVGSTDSTMRKRHLNWIFGRQKKNEKGEYVFPKDEARLVGEKIDKEVQEVEQGIWTPHRQDDVLSRSLGKKDRRGRVVAVGGTIGHQAYWGKPVRNNGEYDHFSQAELKKIEGDFEARIEQVRKETIAMMEKKMEVVVEEKFINLVTKLGLKLPVGMEIGKTTTTTTTTRSRSNSPSVELEPNSDPFAELKSPLACRLCQLDDSQQLVVVARGVAYPFNAEDVVHHSAMKPGYLKVSVNSCVPSYETAPLPVPNLEMKDVGGAVKSFVQWPRKLIIGDKEFVPRRKMSSDQPLAINVAVSSDIVVEPDSSMKLKDKRDKEKIVDTQNTVEFTMERTPLVSHSVMKHLSESCKRLANILTDLPPGVESISFQLDAEVFGYKENFSSYISKEDVVQLLSGAWLNISTIQIFIRALHEKCKNLSVDSITFMCPQLISATTLLASSENIDEACEYMARVMKAASENNQKILAPYHQK from the exons ATGGAGGATATAGAAGACTTGTATAATGATGGGATGTCTAGGGACAATGATCCCTTGTGTTATGAGCATCCAACTGAGACGGAGCATGATATTTCTCAAAAAGGCACTAAAAGGTATCGAGGTGAAGTAAAAGGGTTAAAGTCCCCTAATGTGCCAAAATTCCTAGAATGGGATTCATTTAATCGACCAACTGGTCATTGGTTGAAGGACTATAGGCAACAAATTGGGAAGACAGTGCATACTAAGGTCAGTATTTTGACAAACAAATGGGAAGAGGTACCTCAAGGTCTTCAAGACACCCTTTGGGATTACATTAAG ACTATGTATCATATTGACAACAATCCACTGAAGAAAAAGTATGTAATGGCACACTTGAGTGACCGGTTTAGGGATTGGAAAGCTAAGTTGGTAAGTGGACATATCACAAAGACAAGAAAAATCTCGCCTAATGCCAAACCACCTTACCTTGTATATGAAGCCATCACTGAAGAAATATGGCAGCAATTTGTTGCAGCTAAGACCACCGATACATTTAAG GAAATAAGCGAGAAGGCACGGAAGAGTCAGTCGCACAATCTGCATCCTCATTTTATGGGGCAAAAAAGCTATTCACAGAAGGAAACTGAATGGGAGGTTGAAGGAAGATACCCTTCAGTCGGAAGTACAGATTCAACCATGAGAAAACGACATCTAAATTGGATTTTTGGCCGGCAAAAGAAAAACGAAAAAGGAGAATATGTTTTCCCTAAAGATGAAGCACGCCTGGTTGGTGAAAAAATA GACAAGGAGGTTCAGGAAGTCGAGCAAGGAATTTGGACTCCACATAGGCAAGATGATGTCTTATCCCGTTCCCTTGGAAAGAAAGACCGTCGTGGACGTGTGGTTGCAGTTGGAGGAACAATCGGCCATCAAGCATATTGGGGGAAACCGGTTCGAAATAATGGAGAATATGATCATTTCTCACAAGCCGAACTAAAAAAGATTGAAGGCGATTTTGAGGCTAGAATAGAGCAAGTGCGAAAGGAAACTATAGCTATGATGGAAAAGAAAATGGAGGTCGTAGTTGAGGAAAAATTCATTAACTTGGTGACAAAATTAGGTCTAAAATTGCCGGTTGGGATGGAGATTGGAAAGACCACAACCACTACAACCACTACGCGGAGTCGTAGCAACTCACCTTCTGTGGAGCTAGAGCCTAATTCTGACCCATTTGCGGAGTTGAAG AGTCCTTTAGCATGTCGTCTGTGCCAACTTGATGATTCCCAACAATTAGTAGTCGTGGCTAGGGGTGTAGCATATCCGTTCAATGCTGAAGATGTAGTACACCATTCTGCAATGAAGCCTGGTTATTTGAAAGTTAGTGTGAACTCATGTGTTCCTAGCTATGAAACTGCACCTCTACCTGTACCCAACTTAGAGATGAAGGATGTTGGGGGAGCCGTAAAAAGTTTCGTCCAATGGCCTAGAAAATTGATTATAGGGGACAAG GAGTTTGTTCCGCGACGCAAGATGAGTAGCGACCAACCGTTAGCGATTAATGTTGCTGTTAGTAGTGATATCGTTGTGGAGCCTGATTCGTCTATGAAGTTGAAG GACAAGCGGGATAAGGAAAAAATTGTTGATACTCAAAACACTGTTGAGTTCACTATGGAAAGGACGCCGCTTGTTTCACATAGTGTAATGAAGCATTTGAGTGAGTCATGCAAACGACTCGCTAATATTCTTACTGATCTGCCCCCTGGTGTGGAATCCatatcttttcaattagatGCTGAGGTATTCGGATACAAGGAAAATTTTTCTAGCTATATCTCAAAGGAGGATGTTGTCCAACTTCTCAGTGGGGCTTGGTTAAATATATCAACCATACAAATATTCATCAG GGCCTTACACGAAAAATGCAAGAACTTGAGTGTTGACTCAATCACATTCATGTGTCCGCAATTGATTTCAGCAACTACATTGTTGGCAAGTTCGGAGAACATAGATGAAGCATGTGAATACATGGCAAGGGTAATGAAAGCAGCTTCCGAAAACAATCAAAAGATCCTAGCCCCATATCATCAGAAGTAA
- the LOC130465691 gene encoding uncharacterized protein isoform X1: MEDIEDLYNDGMSRDNDPLCYEHPTETEHDISQKGTKRYRGEVKGLKSPNVPKFLEWDSFNRPTGHWLKDYRQQIGKTVHTKVSILTNKWEEVPQGLQDTLWDYIKTMYHIDNNPLKKKYVMAHLSDRFRDWKAKLVSGHITKTRKISPNAKPPYLVYEAITEEIWQQFVAAKTTDTFKEISEKARKSQSHNLHPHFMGQKSYSQKETEWEVEGRYPSVGSTDSTMRKRHLNWIFGRQKKNEKGEYVFPKDEARLVGEKIDKEVQEVEQGIWTPHRQDDVLSRSLGKKDRRGRVVAVGGTIGHQAYWGKPVRNNGEYDHFSQAELKKIEGDFEARIEQVRKETIAMMEKKMEVVVEEKFINLVTKLGLKLPVGMEIGKTTTTTTTTRSRSNSPSVELEPNSDPFAELKSPLACRLCQLDDSQQLVVVARGVAYPFNAEDVVHHSAMKPGYLKVSVNSCVPSYETAPLPVPNLEMKDVGGAVKSFVQWPRKLIIGDKEFVPRRKMSSDQPLAINVAVSSDIVVEPDSSMKLKVQDKRDKEKIVDTQNTVEFTMERTPLVSHSVMKHLSESCKRLANILTDLPPGVESISFQLDAEVFGYKENFSSYISKEDVVQLLSGAWLNISTIQIFIRALHEKCKNLSVDSITFMCPQLISATTLLASSENIDEACEYMARVMKAASENNQKILAPYHQK, translated from the exons ATGGAGGATATAGAAGACTTGTATAATGATGGGATGTCTAGGGACAATGATCCCTTGTGTTATGAGCATCCAACTGAGACGGAGCATGATATTTCTCAAAAAGGCACTAAAAGGTATCGAGGTGAAGTAAAAGGGTTAAAGTCCCCTAATGTGCCAAAATTCCTAGAATGGGATTCATTTAATCGACCAACTGGTCATTGGTTGAAGGACTATAGGCAACAAATTGGGAAGACAGTGCATACTAAGGTCAGTATTTTGACAAACAAATGGGAAGAGGTACCTCAAGGTCTTCAAGACACCCTTTGGGATTACATTAAG ACTATGTATCATATTGACAACAATCCACTGAAGAAAAAGTATGTAATGGCACACTTGAGTGACCGGTTTAGGGATTGGAAAGCTAAGTTGGTAAGTGGACATATCACAAAGACAAGAAAAATCTCGCCTAATGCCAAACCACCTTACCTTGTATATGAAGCCATCACTGAAGAAATATGGCAGCAATTTGTTGCAGCTAAGACCACCGATACATTTAAG GAAATAAGCGAGAAGGCACGGAAGAGTCAGTCGCACAATCTGCATCCTCATTTTATGGGGCAAAAAAGCTATTCACAGAAGGAAACTGAATGGGAGGTTGAAGGAAGATACCCTTCAGTCGGAAGTACAGATTCAACCATGAGAAAACGACATCTAAATTGGATTTTTGGCCGGCAAAAGAAAAACGAAAAAGGAGAATATGTTTTCCCTAAAGATGAAGCACGCCTGGTTGGTGAAAAAATA GACAAGGAGGTTCAGGAAGTCGAGCAAGGAATTTGGACTCCACATAGGCAAGATGATGTCTTATCCCGTTCCCTTGGAAAGAAAGACCGTCGTGGACGTGTGGTTGCAGTTGGAGGAACAATCGGCCATCAAGCATATTGGGGGAAACCGGTTCGAAATAATGGAGAATATGATCATTTCTCACAAGCCGAACTAAAAAAGATTGAAGGCGATTTTGAGGCTAGAATAGAGCAAGTGCGAAAGGAAACTATAGCTATGATGGAAAAGAAAATGGAGGTCGTAGTTGAGGAAAAATTCATTAACTTGGTGACAAAATTAGGTCTAAAATTGCCGGTTGGGATGGAGATTGGAAAGACCACAACCACTACAACCACTACGCGGAGTCGTAGCAACTCACCTTCTGTGGAGCTAGAGCCTAATTCTGACCCATTTGCGGAGTTGAAG AGTCCTTTAGCATGTCGTCTGTGCCAACTTGATGATTCCCAACAATTAGTAGTCGTGGCTAGGGGTGTAGCATATCCGTTCAATGCTGAAGATGTAGTACACCATTCTGCAATGAAGCCTGGTTATTTGAAAGTTAGTGTGAACTCATGTGTTCCTAGCTATGAAACTGCACCTCTACCTGTACCCAACTTAGAGATGAAGGATGTTGGGGGAGCCGTAAAAAGTTTCGTCCAATGGCCTAGAAAATTGATTATAGGGGACAAG GAGTTTGTTCCGCGACGCAAGATGAGTAGCGACCAACCGTTAGCGATTAATGTTGCTGTTAGTAGTGATATCGTTGTGGAGCCTGATTCGTCTATGAAGTTGAAGGTACAG GACAAGCGGGATAAGGAAAAAATTGTTGATACTCAAAACACTGTTGAGTTCACTATGGAAAGGACGCCGCTTGTTTCACATAGTGTAATGAAGCATTTGAGTGAGTCATGCAAACGACTCGCTAATATTCTTACTGATCTGCCCCCTGGTGTGGAATCCatatcttttcaattagatGCTGAGGTATTCGGATACAAGGAAAATTTTTCTAGCTATATCTCAAAGGAGGATGTTGTCCAACTTCTCAGTGGGGCTTGGTTAAATATATCAACCATACAAATATTCATCAG GGCCTTACACGAAAAATGCAAGAACTTGAGTGTTGACTCAATCACATTCATGTGTCCGCAATTGATTTCAGCAACTACATTGTTGGCAAGTTCGGAGAACATAGATGAAGCATGTGAATACATGGCAAGGGTAATGAAAGCAGCTTCCGAAAACAATCAAAAGATCCTAGCCCCATATCATCAGAAGTAA
- the LOC130462591 gene encoding uncharacterized protein, translated as MVYTLNEHLELNVRHQHLQSPDCNHWVLLVIYPTINTVHVFDSIKKKRSLAIRVVLDSAFETYKAYGGKSKGPQLQWGAAVCAQQDGGTECGYFTSRFMYDIVHSYSGSENLFKDFKVTKPYTNGQIREVLTCWALYFLDFVFS; from the exons ATGGTATATACATTGAATGAACACCTGGAACTGAATGTCAGACACCAACACCTCCAGTCACCCGATTG TAATCATTGGGTGCTTCTTGTGATTTACCCTACCATAAATACGGTTCACgtatttgattcaattaagaAGAAACGCAGCCTAGCAATAAGAGTGGTATTGGATAG TGCCTTCGAAACTTACAAGGCATATGGTGGGAAAAGTAAAGGTCCACAATTACAATGGGGTGCTGCTGTG TGTGCTCAACAGGATGGGGGTACTGAGTGCGGGTATTTTACTTCAAGGTTCATGTATGACATAGTCCACTCATATAGTGGAAGTGAAAATCTATTCAAG GATTTTAAGGTGACTAAACCTTATACTAATGGGCAAATTCGTGAAGTTTTAACTTGTTGGGCTCTATactttttggactttgtattctcctGA